One window of Gemmatimonas aurantiaca genomic DNA carries:
- a CDS encoding DUF1028 domain-containing protein, whose product MTSSNAPHPMHPFRSPRRAPLWIMLACLVGAGLPGHPLIGQTPWPPVATFSILGFDPATGEVGGAVQSRVFSVGNGVLWAEAGVGAAATQAIVDVSYGPQALTLLRQGMRPADVVRQIWERDPDPRPADWTKQGRQFAVIDAQGNVAAFTGPKATEWAGDKQGKFCTAQGNILASEEVVSAMVRAFENTEGHLSLRLLAALEAGQQAGGDKRGMQSAAMLIVRKDGGVWLHNDVVLRLQVDDHPEPIRELRRLVEKAATQRRPRSRE is encoded by the coding sequence ATGACCTCCTCGAACGCACCACACCCCATGCATCCGTTCCGTTCGCCACGCCGTGCCCCGCTGTGGATCATGCTGGCGTGCCTGGTCGGCGCCGGCCTTCCCGGACACCCCCTGATTGGCCAGACGCCCTGGCCGCCGGTGGCCACGTTTTCGATTCTGGGGTTCGATCCGGCCACCGGTGAGGTAGGCGGCGCCGTGCAATCGCGGGTGTTTTCCGTGGGTAACGGGGTGCTCTGGGCGGAAGCCGGCGTGGGCGCCGCGGCCACCCAGGCCATCGTCGACGTGAGTTATGGCCCCCAGGCGCTGACCCTGCTCCGGCAGGGCATGCGTCCTGCCGATGTCGTGCGGCAGATCTGGGAGCGCGATCCCGATCCCCGGCCCGCCGACTGGACCAAACAGGGACGCCAGTTCGCCGTCATCGACGCCCAGGGAAACGTGGCGGCCTTCACCGGCCCCAAGGCGACGGAGTGGGCCGGCGACAAGCAGGGCAAGTTCTGCACGGCCCAGGGCAACATCCTGGCCAGCGAGGAGGTGGTGAGCGCGATGGTGCGCGCCTTCGAGAACACCGAAGGCCACCTGTCGCTCCGGTTACTCGCCGCACTCGAAGCGGGACAGCAGGCCGGCGGCGACAAGCGGGGCATGCAGTCGGCCGCGATGCTGATCGTCCGAAAGGACGGCGGCGTCTGGCTGCACAACGACGTCGTGCTCCGACTGCAGGTGGACGACCACCCCGAGCCCATCCGGGAACTGCGGCGTCTCGTCGAAAAGGCAGCCACCCAACGCCGGCCCCGCTCGCGGGAGTGA
- a CDS encoding alpha/beta fold hydrolase — translation MTQLRPWLTASLPAVLLAAGLATSLSAQGARPPRQTVKMDSARAALLYVSNRHEDHPVADYDAAIKDKQKTDSIYAARSKGVMKFSKVTYKSSADGLEIPAYLFEPLTTKGARAHPAMVWVHGGVHSNFDPQYLPFVIEAVQRGYAIVAPDYRGSTGHGKAHHNAIDYGGMEVDDTESAVSVLKALPYVNPDRIGVMGWSHGGYITALLLTREANGSPFKAGAAIVPVTNLLFRLSFKGPSYQRSFSTQSKLSGLPFEQRAEYIRRSPYYWVDSLKTPILVHVATNDEDVNFEEARPLIDAFQARQPRLAETKVYVNPTPGPSSVGHTFSRRVTKGTWVRDDSPEQIDSWNRTWAFFEKHLGK, via the coding sequence ATGACCCAACTCCGCCCCTGGCTCACGGCCTCCCTGCCGGCTGTCCTGCTGGCTGCCGGGCTCGCCACCTCCCTGTCCGCGCAGGGAGCCCGCCCCCCGCGTCAGACCGTCAAGATGGATTCGGCCCGCGCCGCGCTGCTGTACGTGAGCAACCGGCACGAAGACCATCCCGTGGCCGATTACGACGCCGCCATCAAGGACAAACAGAAGACCGATTCCATCTACGCGGCCCGCAGCAAGGGCGTCATGAAGTTCTCGAAGGTCACCTACAAGAGCTCCGCCGATGGCCTCGAGATCCCCGCGTACCTGTTCGAACCCCTCACCACCAAGGGTGCCCGGGCACATCCGGCCATGGTCTGGGTGCACGGCGGCGTGCACAGCAACTTCGATCCGCAGTACCTGCCCTTCGTGATCGAGGCGGTACAGCGCGGGTACGCCATCGTGGCGCCCGACTATCGTGGCAGCACGGGCCACGGCAAGGCGCATCACAACGCCATCGACTACGGCGGCATGGAAGTCGACGACACCGAGTCCGCGGTATCGGTGCTCAAGGCCCTGCCCTATGTCAATCCGGATCGCATCGGCGTGATGGGATGGAGCCACGGTGGGTACATCACCGCCTTGCTGCTCACACGCGAAGCCAACGGCTCGCCCTTCAAGGCGGGAGCGGCCATCGTGCCGGTCACCAATCTCCTGTTCCGCCTCTCGTTCAAGGGGCCGTCCTACCAGCGTTCGTTCTCCACCCAGTCCAAGTTGAGTGGTCTGCCGTTCGAACAGCGCGCTGAGTACATCCGTCGCTCCCCCTACTACTGGGTGGACAGCCTCAAGACGCCGATCCTCGTGCATGTCGCCACCAACGACGAGGACGTGAACTTCGAGGAGGCGCGGCCGCTCATCGACGCGTTCCAGGCCCGCCAGCCCAGGCTGGCCGAGACCAAGGTGTACGTGAATCCCACCCCGGGACCGTCCAGCGTCGGCCACACGTTCAGCCGCCGCGTCACCAAGGGCACGTGGGTGCGTGACGATTCGCCGGAGCAGATCGATTCGTGGAATCGCACCTGGGCCTTCTTCGAAAAGCATCTCGGCAAGTGA
- a CDS encoding TolC family protein has product MPNLKTLLFLAAWGLPATVGAQQGPTNAPPLRLTDAIAEADRMAFANRGAGAAADIARAAARRPLQGLLPSARVEAGAIRTTDPIGAFGTLLRQRRVTAEAFAPARLNAPDAIDNLQGAAILEIPLVNGDAILGRRAASRAADAATARAEWTTLSTRLSVVRGYFGAILAAEKQQTLARALIAGEAMTAQIEQMLRQGLVTRADLLQMQVRTRDVEAQRLAADAAAGTAREQLSLLLGRSDAAHTLRADELPAVLPTDAAVRAMVRNTGIAVGPNEGNDGMRASSVRTGREETREDMRASRLDVEAARFDVQRAGSTLLPRLNGVARYDWNAPSGLYAGRPSWTVGVMASWSLFGGGSELADIDGGQARLAAARTADAATMAAARLEQETAVRQLRVTLAQLDLAALSMTQSQEAHRLVQRRYVGGLATVAEVLAAEASETASALQHAAARYAVIEAVAQYRLAIGADPGAIATQLDPSPEH; this is encoded by the coding sequence ATGCCAAACCTCAAGACTCTCCTGTTCCTCGCGGCGTGGGGGCTGCCCGCAACGGTCGGCGCGCAGCAGGGCCCGACGAACGCCCCGCCGCTCAGGCTGACCGACGCCATTGCCGAAGCGGATCGGATGGCGTTCGCCAATCGCGGCGCGGGGGCCGCCGCGGACATCGCCCGGGCCGCCGCCCGCCGTCCGCTCCAGGGCCTGCTTCCCTCGGCGCGCGTGGAAGCCGGTGCCATCCGCACCACCGACCCCATCGGCGCCTTCGGGACGCTCCTGCGGCAACGACGCGTCACCGCGGAAGCCTTCGCGCCGGCACGACTGAACGCGCCCGACGCCATCGACAATCTCCAGGGCGCCGCCATCCTCGAGATTCCGCTCGTCAATGGCGACGCGATACTCGGTCGACGCGCCGCATCGCGCGCGGCCGATGCCGCCACCGCCAGAGCCGAATGGACGACACTGTCCACCCGTCTGTCGGTCGTGCGTGGTTATTTCGGCGCCATCCTGGCCGCGGAAAAACAGCAGACGCTGGCGCGGGCGCTCATCGCCGGCGAAGCCATGACCGCCCAGATCGAACAGATGCTCCGTCAGGGACTCGTCACACGGGCCGATCTCCTGCAGATGCAGGTCCGGACACGTGACGTGGAGGCGCAACGGCTGGCCGCCGATGCCGCCGCCGGTACCGCGCGCGAGCAACTGAGCCTGTTGCTCGGTCGGAGCGATGCCGCACACACGTTGCGGGCCGATGAATTGCCGGCGGTGCTGCCCACCGATGCCGCGGTGCGGGCGATGGTCAGGAACACCGGCATTGCGGTCGGCCCGAATGAAGGCAACGACGGGATGCGCGCATCGTCCGTCCGAACCGGCCGTGAAGAAACCCGCGAAGACATGCGGGCCAGCCGACTCGATGTGGAGGCCGCACGCTTCGATGTGCAGCGGGCCGGCAGTACGCTGTTGCCGCGGCTGAACGGCGTGGCCCGCTACGACTGGAACGCGCCGAGTGGCCTGTACGCGGGACGCCCGAGCTGGACCGTCGGAGTCATGGCTTCGTGGTCACTCTTCGGCGGGGGCAGTGAGCTCGCCGACATCGACGGGGGGCAGGCACGTCTCGCGGCCGCCCGCACCGCGGATGCGGCCACCATGGCCGCCGCGCGCCTCGAACAGGAGACCGCGGTGCGGCAGTTGCGGGTGACGCTCGCGCAGCTCGATCTCGCGGCACTCAGCATGACGCAGAGTCAGGAGGCGCATCGTCTCGTGCAGCGGCGCTATGTCGGCGGTCTGGCCACCGTCGCCGAGGTCCTGGCGGCGGAAGCCAGTGAGACCGCATCGGCCCTGCAGCACGCGGCCGCCCGCTACGCCGTCATCGAAGCGGTGGCGCAGTATCGCCTCGCCATTGGCGCCGATCCCGGCGCGATCGCGACCCAGCTCGATCCTTCGCCCGAGCACTGA
- a CDS encoding efflux RND transporter periplasmic adaptor subunit, whose product MSNLHSFFPRFHESTRALAMPVVLMTALIAAGCSGNDESHPRESARVDGPVAMSDTAGVLLTITDTTFSGSFGAAGVAAPLEEATLSTTLMGTVTDVLVHEGDRVHTGQVLLRIDAGELAARAQRLSASVADADAMHRDAEVQARRFAALYADSAATRAQYEAAQTGLARAEAGVRAARAAAAELDAASRYSTLRAPFDGVVIRRAIDRGGMATPGAPLLTVQNATTLRISAAAPITVTRRLHRGQRVDVIIGDVSATATIEGVVPAGSSNLFTVNALVQNRDAHYAAGSSATILLPTDSVRGIMIPVRALLRDGDLVGVLVDRGGMRERRWIRVGGTFGDRVEVTSGLHAGDRVVMPHDPTGRTAASAKAPANTSANAPVNADTGADTDVNTKHNPNGGV is encoded by the coding sequence ATGTCCAATCTCCATTCGTTCTTCCCACGCTTCCACGAATCCACGCGGGCACTCGCGATGCCGGTCGTCCTGATGACGGCACTGATCGCCGCGGGTTGTTCCGGCAACGATGAGTCGCACCCACGCGAATCGGCCCGTGTCGATGGACCGGTCGCCATGTCGGATACTGCGGGGGTGTTGCTCACGATCACCGATACCACGTTCAGCGGCAGTTTCGGAGCCGCCGGCGTGGCCGCCCCCCTGGAGGAGGCCACGCTGAGTACGACGCTCATGGGCACCGTCACCGATGTGCTGGTGCACGAAGGAGACCGCGTGCATACCGGTCAGGTGCTGCTCCGCATCGATGCCGGCGAACTCGCGGCCCGGGCACAGCGTCTCTCGGCGTCGGTGGCCGATGCGGACGCCATGCACCGTGACGCGGAAGTGCAGGCCAGGCGCTTTGCGGCCCTCTATGCCGACAGTGCAGCCACCCGGGCACAATACGAAGCCGCCCAGACCGGTCTCGCCCGCGCGGAAGCGGGCGTGCGGGCGGCACGGGCCGCGGCGGCGGAACTCGATGCGGCTTCGCGATACTCCACGCTGCGCGCTCCGTTCGACGGCGTCGTGATCCGTCGGGCCATCGATCGTGGTGGCATGGCCACACCGGGCGCTCCATTGCTCACGGTGCAGAACGCGACGACCCTGCGCATCAGTGCCGCGGCGCCCATCACCGTCACGCGCCGCCTGCACCGCGGGCAGCGCGTCGATGTCATCATCGGAGACGTGTCGGCCACGGCCACGATCGAGGGCGTGGTCCCGGCCGGCAGCAGCAATCTCTTCACCGTCAACGCGCTGGTGCAGAATCGCGATGCGCACTACGCCGCCGGCAGCAGTGCCACCATCCTCCTGCCCACCGACAGTGTACGCGGCATCATGATCCCCGTGCGCGCGCTGCTGCGCGACGGTGATCTCGTGGGGGTCCTGGTCGACCGCGGTGGCATGCGCGAACGGCGCTGGATCCGTGTTGGGGGGACCTTCGGCGATCGGGTCGAAGTCACGAGCGGGCTCCATGCGGGTGATCGTGTCGTGATGCCACACGATCCGACCGGTCGCACGGCCGCCTCTGCGAAGGCGCCTGCGAATACCTCCGCGAATGCGCCTGTGAATGCCGACACGGGTGCCGACACGGATGTCAACACGAAACACAACCCGAACGGCGGAGTCTGA
- a CDS encoding efflux RND transporter permease subunit, translating to MSASWGISGRIARAFLHSKLTPLITIASLAVGALGIAATPREEEPQISVPMIDVIAAMPGASPAEAEQLVARPIEQRMLEIPGVDHVYGSAGDGFAMVTVRFAVGEDQERSVTRVQAKLADIMTVAPAGMQPPVVRAHSIDDVPVLSLTLHSQDVDINTLRGIAVHLEDEIRTVPEVAESFVIGGAPRRVSVVLDAARLASSGVTPGEVMMALRQANAQLLAGEMTTGNHTVQIAVGAPITSAQDVAGLVVANRRGTPIYLRSVADIRDDHGDVDTYVSHHGAGTGTAPEAAVTIAVAKRKGANATHVTEAVMERVDQARARLLPSTVKLEVTRDYGETAGEKARELILHLIIATVSVTLLIWLFLGWREAVVVLVAVPVTLALTLFVYYALGYTLNRITLFALIFSIGILVDDAIVVVENIYRHLAMQNRPADLAAVDAVDEVGNPTILATFTVIAAIVPMAFVSGMMGPYMRPIPVGASVAMLASLGVAFVVTPYLAYRLLKGHVGPPHGSIAHPPEEGGRVDTLYHRLMTPLLERPARRRAFYGTVILLLLGSVSLVGLRAVQVKMLPFDNKSEFQVVLDLPEGTTLETTQRVASEIATYLGSVPEVVSTQVYAGTAAPFNFNGLVRHYFLRRGANVADVQVNLAPKGERSRQSHAIAVAVRPGIDSIAQRYDASAKVAEIPPGPPVLSTLVAEVYAANDSTRLEAARAVKRVFEETPGVVDVDWTVEAPQQRVTFQVDRNRAAEVGASVEQIVQTIALAVSGTTAGAMASPTAREAVAIVPRLPATERSSIDALLAIPVPTMLGAQPLGRFVTVRDGIRESTRIRKDLRPAIYVTADVAREIESPVYAILEMNRRLADVRVDGASIGIYNAQQPASLDETAIKWDGEWQVTIEVFRDLGLAFAVVLLLIYVLVVGWFQSFRVPLVIMAPIPLTLIGILPAHAIGGAFFTATSMIGMIALAGIIVRNSILLVDFIQLEERRGRALTDAVLEAGAVRFRPIALTAAAVVVGGLVMVLDPIFQGLAVALMSGAVVATLLTMVVVPLLYWELRTREARQAAVSLKNENPTHVR from the coding sequence ATGTCCGCCTCGTGGGGCATTTCCGGGCGCATCGCCCGGGCCTTTCTGCACTCCAAGCTGACGCCGCTCATCACCATCGCGTCGCTGGCCGTGGGCGCGCTGGGAATCGCCGCTACACCGCGGGAAGAGGAACCGCAGATCTCGGTGCCGATGATCGATGTCATCGCCGCCATGCCGGGCGCCTCGCCGGCGGAGGCCGAACAACTCGTGGCCCGTCCCATCGAGCAGCGCATGCTCGAAATCCCGGGCGTGGACCATGTCTATGGTTCGGCCGGTGACGGTTTCGCGATGGTCACCGTGCGTTTCGCGGTGGGCGAGGATCAGGAGCGCAGCGTCACGCGGGTGCAGGCCAAGCTCGCCGACATCATGACCGTGGCGCCTGCGGGGATGCAGCCGCCGGTGGTTCGGGCACACTCCATCGACGATGTGCCCGTGTTGTCGCTGACCCTGCACAGTCAGGACGTCGACATCAACACGCTGCGCGGCATTGCGGTGCATCTCGAGGACGAGATCCGCACGGTGCCCGAGGTGGCCGAATCGTTCGTGATCGGCGGCGCTCCGCGTCGGGTGAGTGTGGTGCTGGATGCCGCCCGTCTCGCATCCAGTGGTGTCACGCCGGGTGAAGTCATGATGGCGTTGCGTCAGGCCAATGCGCAGTTGCTGGCCGGCGAGATGACCACCGGCAACCATACCGTGCAGATCGCGGTGGGCGCTCCCATCACCAGCGCCCAGGACGTGGCCGGGCTGGTGGTGGCCAATCGCCGCGGCACGCCGATCTATCTGCGCAGCGTCGCCGACATCCGCGACGATCACGGCGACGTGGACACGTATGTCTCGCACCATGGCGCGGGGACCGGAACGGCTCCGGAAGCGGCGGTCACGATCGCCGTGGCCAAGCGCAAAGGCGCCAACGCCACGCACGTCACCGAAGCCGTGATGGAACGGGTCGATCAGGCGCGTGCGCGGCTGCTGCCCTCCACGGTGAAGCTGGAAGTGACCCGCGACTACGGCGAGACCGCCGGCGAGAAGGCCCGGGAACTCATTCTCCATCTGATCATCGCCACGGTATCCGTGACGCTGCTCATCTGGCTCTTCCTCGGCTGGCGTGAAGCCGTGGTGGTGCTGGTGGCGGTGCCCGTGACACTCGCGCTCACCTTGTTCGTGTACTACGCGCTGGGTTACACGCTCAATCGCATCACGCTGTTCGCGCTGATCTTCTCCATCGGCATTCTCGTCGACGACGCCATCGTGGTGGTGGAGAACATCTACCGGCATCTCGCCATGCAGAACCGGCCGGCCGATCTGGCCGCGGTGGATGCCGTGGACGAGGTGGGCAATCCCACCATCCTGGCCACCTTCACGGTGATCGCGGCCATCGTGCCGATGGCATTCGTGAGTGGCATGATGGGGCCGTACATGCGTCCCATTCCGGTGGGTGCCTCGGTGGCGATGCTCGCGTCACTGGGGGTGGCGTTCGTCGTCACGCCATATCTCGCCTACCGCCTGCTGAAGGGCCATGTCGGGCCGCCGCATGGATCCATCGCCCATCCGCCCGAAGAAGGCGGACGTGTCGATACACTCTATCATCGTCTGATGACGCCGCTGCTGGAACGGCCGGCGCGCCGGCGGGCTTTCTACGGCACGGTGATCCTGTTGCTGCTCGGCAGCGTGTCGCTGGTGGGGCTGCGCGCCGTGCAGGTGAAGATGCTCCCCTTCGACAACAAGAGCGAGTTCCAGGTGGTGCTCGACCTTCCCGAGGGCACCACGCTCGAGACCACGCAGCGGGTGGCGTCGGAGATCGCGACATATCTGGGTTCGGTTCCCGAGGTGGTGAGCACGCAGGTGTATGCCGGCACCGCGGCGCCGTTCAACTTCAACGGACTGGTGCGTCACTACTTCCTGCGCCGCGGCGCCAATGTGGCCGACGTGCAGGTGAATCTCGCCCCCAAGGGCGAACGTTCCCGTCAGAGTCACGCCATCGCGGTGGCGGTCAGGCCGGGTATCGATTCCATCGCCCAGCGCTACGACGCCTCGGCCAAGGTGGCGGAGATTCCTCCGGGGCCGCCGGTGCTCTCGACCCTCGTGGCGGAAGTGTACGCCGCGAACGACAGCACGCGGCTGGAGGCGGCGCGCGCCGTGAAGCGGGTGTTCGAGGAAACACCGGGTGTGGTGGATGTGGACTGGACGGTGGAGGCGCCGCAGCAGCGCGTCACGTTTCAGGTGGACCGGAACCGCGCCGCGGAAGTTGGCGCCAGTGTCGAGCAGATCGTGCAGACCATCGCGCTGGCCGTCTCCGGCACCACGGCCGGCGCGATGGCCTCACCCACGGCGCGTGAAGCCGTAGCCATCGTGCCGCGTCTGCCGGCAACGGAACGTTCCAGCATCGATGCCCTGCTCGCGATTCCGGTGCCCACCATGCTGGGCGCGCAACCGCTCGGCCGCTTCGTGACAGTACGGGACGGCATCCGGGAAAGCACACGCATACGCAAGGATCTCCGTCCGGCGATCTACGTGACCGCCGATGTCGCGCGGGAGATCGAGAGCCCGGTGTACGCGATCCTGGAGATGAACCGGAGACTGGCGGACGTGCGCGTCGACGGAGCGTCCATCGGCATCTACAACGCGCAGCAGCCCGCCTCACTGGACGAGACGGCCATCAAGTGGGACGGTGAGTGGCAGGTGACCATCGAGGTGTTCCGCGATCTCGGACTCGCTTTTGCCGTGGTGCTGCTGCTCATCTATGTGCTCGTGGTGGGATGGTTCCAGAGTTTCCGCGTGCCGCTGGTCATCATGGCGCCCATTCCCCTCACGCTCATCGGCATCCTGCCGGCGCACGCCATCGGCGGGGCGTTCTTCACGGCCACCAGCATGATCGGCATGATCGCACTGGCCGGCATCATCGTGCGCAACTCCATCCTGCTGGTCGATTTCATCCAGTTGGAGGAGCGCCGCGGACGGGCCCTCACCGATGCGGTGCTCGAGGCCGGCGCGGTGCGTTTCCGCCCCATCGCCCTGACCGCCGCGGCCGTGGTCGTGGGCGGCCTGGTCATGGTACTCGATCCGATCTTCCAGGGACTCGCCGTCGCGCTCATGAGCGGGGCCGTCGTGGCCACCCTGCTCACCATGGTGGTCGTCCCGCTGCTCTACTGGGAGCTTCGCACCCGCGAGGCTCGCCAGGCTGCCGTGTCCCTCAAAAACGAGAACCCCACTCATGTGCGCTGA
- a CDS encoding DUF2892 domain-containing protein, which produces MCADSIIRRFAGVFVLVSVALGFLVSPAFFYFTAFVGLNLLQSSFTNFCPLEKALAAFGLFGCRPKARSTS; this is translated from the coding sequence ATGTGCGCTGATTCCATCATCCGCCGTTTCGCCGGCGTGTTCGTCCTCGTTTCCGTGGCGCTGGGCTTTCTGGTATCACCGGCGTTCTTCTACTTTACGGCATTCGTGGGTCTCAATCTGCTGCAGTCGAGCTTCACCAACTTCTGCCCGCTCGAAAAAGCCCTGGCAGCGTTCGGCCTGTTCGGCTGTCGTCCCAAAGCCAGGAGTACGTCGTGA
- the trxC gene encoding thioredoxin TrxC, protein MTTDNERRLPAVLPCAACGKLNRVDLARVDARPACGSCRAALVLDAPIVLTEANFDTVVAQSAVPVMVDFYADWCGPCRMMAPVFADFAKRQRGRVLVAKVDTDANPALSTRFGIRSIPTLNVMRDGKEVARQVGAVPMAVLEQMIVER, encoded by the coding sequence GTGACCACCGACAACGAACGTCGCCTGCCCGCGGTCCTGCCCTGCGCCGCGTGCGGCAAGCTCAATCGCGTCGACCTCGCGCGCGTGGACGCCCGACCGGCGTGTGGATCGTGTCGCGCGGCCCTGGTGCTCGACGCACCCATCGTGCTGACGGAAGCCAACTTCGACACGGTGGTGGCGCAGAGCGCCGTCCCGGTGATGGTGGACTTCTACGCCGACTGGTGTGGCCCCTGCCGCATGATGGCGCCGGTCTTCGCCGATTTCGCGAAGCGCCAGCGTGGCCGGGTGCTGGTGGCCAAAGTGGACACCGATGCCAACCCCGCCCTGTCCACGCGGTTCGGGATCCGCAGCATTCCCACGCTCAATGTGATGCGTGACGGCAAGGAAGTGGCCCGGCAAGTAGGCGCCGTGCCGATGGCCGTGCTGGAGCAGATGATCGTGGAGCGATGA
- a CDS encoding metalloregulator ArsR/SmtB family transcription factor: MYVSVYLVEASVVKHMGPELLDLVAERFKALSDRARLSLLQALRSGPLTVNELVEATGMGQANVSRHLALLHTNGLVARERDGVYVRYELADRDVLKLCELVCGRLESELSERRKVIAGR, encoded by the coding sequence ATGTATGTATCTGTGTATCTCGTGGAGGCGTCCGTGGTGAAACACATGGGACCCGAGCTGCTCGATCTCGTCGCCGAGCGATTCAAGGCGCTGAGCGATCGCGCGCGTCTGAGTCTGCTGCAGGCGTTGCGTAGCGGCCCGCTGACGGTCAACGAACTGGTCGAGGCCACCGGCATGGGACAGGCCAATGTCTCACGACATCTGGCGCTGCTGCACACCAATGGCCTCGTGGCCCGCGAACGTGATGGAGTGTATGTACGCTATGAACTCGCCGACCGGGACGTGCTCAAGCTGTGCGAACTGGTGTGTGGACGGCTCGAGTCGGAGCTGAGCGAACGCCGGAAGGTCATCGCCGGGCGGTGA
- a CDS encoding OsmC family protein: MERTATAVWQGSIREGSGTLTTPSGVLNAQPYSFKLRFEDETGRSGTNPEELIAAAHAGCFSMALSGQLTRAGHTPTELRTNAVLTMEQQAAGFAITKVHLQLTATVPGISEEEFQALAKAAKEGCPVSKVLNAEISLDATLT; the protein is encoded by the coding sequence ATGGAACGTACTGCGACAGCCGTCTGGCAGGGCAGCATCCGCGAGGGCAGCGGCACTCTCACGACCCCCAGCGGCGTCCTGAACGCCCAGCCGTATTCGTTCAAGCTGCGCTTCGAAGATGAAACCGGTCGCAGTGGGACCAATCCGGAAGAATTGATCGCGGCCGCGCATGCCGGCTGCTTCTCCATGGCGCTGTCGGGGCAGCTCACCCGTGCCGGTCACACGCCCACCGAGCTGCGTACGAACGCCGTGCTCACGATGGAGCAGCAGGCCGCCGGGTTTGCCATCACCAAGGTGCATCTGCAGCTCACCGCCACCGTGCCCGGAATCAGCGAAGAGGAGTTCCAGGCGCTGGCCAAGGCGGCGAAGGAAGGATGCCCGGTGTCGAAGGTGCTCAACGCCGAGATCTCGCTCGACGCCACGCTGACCTGA